The Petrotoga sibirica DSM 13575 genome includes a window with the following:
- a CDS encoding sigma-70 family RNA polymerase sigma factor — protein sequence MKGGNYVNNKRISEKEEKKIMRRIENIDFEGTEKDGETIKVKVKKPEKKVKSVDTFISLLISKAKKKGNKLSYSDIDNAIPANIADEIDSDYIEKIYEALEAEGIEIIEGDVEEEKDSLNESEYENDEVEELFSDTGLQMYDNISLGDPIKIYLKEISKVDLLSPSRERQLARRAQKGDQKARDELIKANLRLVISIAKRYIGRGLTFLDLIQEGNIGLIKAVDKFDWRKGFKFSTYATWWIRQAITRSIADQARTIRIPVHLVETINRMNKVIRDYLQENGDYPSAKELAEILDKPEDKINEILISAKDVLSLNSPISSGNGDDEESETGDFISTDETTPEEEAQKMIMKERLEEVLDTLNSKEALVLKMRYGFLDGKQKTLEEVGQFFNVTRERIRQIETKALRKLRHPNRVAQLKDIVEI from the coding sequence AACAAAAGAATAAGCGAGAAAGAAGAGAAAAAAATTATGAGAAGAATAGAAAATATCGATTTTGAAGGCACTGAAAAAGACGGGGAAACAATCAAAGTAAAAGTAAAAAAGCCCGAGAAAAAAGTAAAATCAGTCGATACTTTCATTTCATTATTAATAAGTAAAGCAAAAAAGAAAGGAAATAAGTTATCTTATTCCGATATCGATAATGCTATTCCTGCAAATATAGCGGATGAAATTGATAGTGATTATATAGAAAAGATATATGAGGCTTTGGAAGCAGAAGGAATAGAAATAATAGAAGGGGACGTTGAAGAAGAGAAAGATTCCTTAAATGAATCGGAATATGAAAATGACGAGGTTGAAGAACTATTTTCAGATACAGGGCTTCAAATGTATGACAACATCTCCTTAGGTGATCCTATAAAAATATATCTTAAAGAAATAAGCAAAGTTGACCTTTTAAGCCCTTCCAGAGAAAGGCAATTAGCTAGAAGAGCACAAAAAGGTGATCAAAAAGCCAGAGACGAATTGATAAAGGCAAATTTAAGGTTAGTTATCAGTATAGCGAAAAGATACATAGGTAGAGGTTTGACTTTTTTGGATCTGATCCAAGAGGGAAATATCGGATTGATAAAGGCTGTTGACAAATTTGACTGGAGAAAAGGCTTTAAGTTCTCAACTTATGCTACATGGTGGATTAGACAGGCAATCACTAGATCCATAGCTGATCAAGCAAGAACGATTAGAATTCCAGTTCATTTAGTAGAAACTATAAATAGAATGAACAAAGTCATTAGAGATTATTTGCAAGAAAACGGAGATTATCCTTCAGCAAAAGAACTTGCAGAAATTTTAGATAAGCCAGAAGATAAAATTAATGAAATCCTAATAAGTGCAAAAGATGTACTTTCTTTAAATTCACCTATATCCAGTGGTAATGGTGACGATGAAGAATCTGAAACAGGAGATTTCATCAGTACCGATGAAACAACTCCCGAAGAAGAAGCTCAAAAAATGATTATGAAAGAAAGGCTGGAGGAAGTACTTGACACCTTAAATTCTAAAGAAGCTTTGGTTTTGAAAATGAGGTATGGATTCTTAGATGGTAAACAAAAGACGTTAGAAGAAGTTGGACAATTCTTCAACGTTACAAGGGAAAGAATAAGGCAGATAGAAACTAAGGCGTTGAGAAAATTGAGACATCCTAACAGAGTGGCACAACTAAAAGATATTGTAGAAATTTAA